The genomic window CAACATCACCCCAGACTTTAAAGAGGCTAGAATTCTAAAAGGTTAGATGAATATGCATGTTGTCAACTCTAATGAgtgcaaaataataaaaatgtggaATAGAAAAAGTGAGTTAAAAACTATTTTGGCAAATCCCAGAAGAGTGTGAGTGATCCCGGAAGGACTCTGGTGACACATCATTGTTGGCCAACTAGTCTCTGTATGTTTCCTTTTTGAGAAAGCATTAGCATCTTTTAATAATAAAAGTGTGACCTTCATACCCACTCAAACTTTCTCAGTTCTCAGACTTCCATTTGCCCTCCTGGCAACAATTACATTCAGAGCAGAAAATGGAGAAGGTTGAGAATCTTCTTAGAAACTGAGAATGAAGGTTTAAGAAGAAAATAGTCCTATGACTTGCACTGCTGAAGGGTTTACTACTTGGTATAGTACTTTTTTCAAGGCTGATTTTACTTCCTTGTTCCTCAGTGTATAAATCAAGGGATTCAGGGAGGGTGTGACAATATTATTCAACACCTGAATCACAGAATCCAGCCAAGGAGTAGAAGCAGGTCTGAGATATATGAGAACCACAGGCCCATAGAACAAGAGGATGGAGGTCAGGTGGGCACTGCAGGTGGAAAAGGCTCTGCGCCTGCCCTCTGATGAGTGGATTTTCAATATGGAGTACACAATGCGAATGTATGAAGTAATAATGAGCAGGAAACATAGAAGAGCCACAATACCCACATTGGTGAAACTCACCATCTGGGCTAGAGAAGTATCAGCACAAGCCAGGGGCAACACTACAGGGATATCACAAAAGAAATAGTTTATCTCATTTGGGCCACAGTAGGGTAATTTAAAGATTAGAAATGTAAGTACAGCTGCATGCAGACATCCCCCCAACCAAGTACCCACAGTCAGGACAGCACACACTCTTTGGTTCATAATAACTGTATATCTTAATGGGTGACAGATGGCTGCAAAGCGGTCATAGGCCATTACCGTATAGAGGAAACACTCAGTACAGCCTAGAAAATGGTAGAAGAATAGTTGGGAGGCACAGCCATGGAAGGAGATAGTGTGACTATATCCTGTGAGGTAGAGCAACATTTTAGGAGAACttactgaaggaaaaaatatgtcaAACACAGATAGATTTGCCAGGAAGAAATACATGGGGGTGTGAAGCTGGGAAGAGGAGATAATAGCCATGATGATAAGCAGGTTCCCCAGCAGGGTGAGGAGATAGAATGTCAGAAACAGGATAAAGAGCTCTATTTCCAGCCCCTTGGTGTGGGGTATTCCCATCAGGATGAACTTGATCACTACTGTGTGATTCTTCAGTTCCCCAGTAGCATCAATCCTGGGAGAataaaaaacaacttgaaaaaatGTTGCAAGTTACAGAGTAAAAGAATCAGAAATTCATGGTTAGAAGATAACTCAGAGGTCACCTGGTCCTACTCATCAGTCATTCTCTGCACAATATCATTAAAGCCAATCATTCCTGACAATCCTCCCTCTGCTCATACATCTCTAGCATGGAAGAACCTACTATTTTCCAAGACATCCCATTCTACTTTTTGATACCTtgaattataagaaaaaatataaaacatcccaaaattttttttatcctctCCATCCATAGCTCCTAGAATATCTTTTGGGGCCAGAGAAAATAAACCATATAAAACAGGTAAATGTATTTTCTTGTTAGAAAATACACTGGAGATCAAaagcttttatatttgtatccttacCTCTTAGCATAGTCTTTGATatatagcaaatgcttaataaatgctttgtgttcatttatttttgtggagaagggaaaacttCTCAGCCTACCTAAAAATCACCTgtacttttctcttccttctcccttccaggCCTTGCTTTCAAATAATTAGCTTAGCTTATGTTCATTGAATTCACCTCTGTGAGAGAATAAGTTGGATAGGAAGAAAGTTTTTCTGTCTGCCAGAAAAtgcatgtatttgtgtgtgtgtgtgtgtgtgtgtgtgtgtgtgtgtgtgtgtaataacccttcacttttgtcttagtatcaattccaagtcagaagagcagcaagagctaggcaattgggattcagtgacttgctctgggtcacaaagctgggaagtgtctaagaacaaatttaaactcagatcctgCTGATTCTAGGCCTAAcccctttatccactgtgctacctagctatctaTCCAGCCAGAAAATGTTAAGGAAGCTACTTCTAATCAAATAGTCTATTCTGGAAAGTGTTAAAAGAGAACTGGAAAAAGATAGATCCATTTTTAGGCTTATTGTAGAGAGCTTGACAAACTCACTTGTAGAATTTATATCATGGACAGTGATCATGCATCAATTGACTGCCCAATGAGCAACAGCAGCCCTATACTTCTCCTCAGAAGTATCTTTTGAAAGAAACTACACAAATGTCATCCTAGTCCCTCAAAACGCTTAGAAATCAATAGGTTACATAGATAAATAGGTCACTGATTAaagtataattaatttttaaaacaattaattatttattttaatagttaacaattatttatattattaataaatgattatatgCATTATTTAAAAGTTTCATCATTTCTGGACCATGATAATGTGAACTCAACTTTTGTTGTTTGATGTGCTCACAATAGGGAATGGATCAGAGAGAAAGTTGTGCTCAGGGTCCCTCAGAAGTTAGTAAACTATCATAGTAGCATATATCTggggctggaaggggcctcagaagccTAAATTATTATCTAATAATAATAGGTAATGAAATAGCTAatctaataactaataataaaatgAGTTACCCAGTATGTTGTAAGCTTTAAACAAATTGATAGGGGGTATTCAAGAAGTGCATTTGTAGCTGAAGGGGGCTGAGGCTTATGGAGATTAAATGCCTTATCCAAGGTGGCCCAAGTTaggtcagaggaaggatttgaattcagcttctctgattctagaattagTGCTCTTCCCCCCTATACCATATATATCTCCTTTGGAGCCTTCCTTGTCTCTGTTGCTGTAAGTAGACTCTAGTCACTGAATACTGCAAATGTGGGACAGGCTTGAGTTTTAAGAAATGAATGGCATTGGCTAAATGTCTATGGAAAATTAATACTAAAttgtgaaaaataattttccttttagcCATGGTCAGGATGAGACAGTTTCTCCCCCAGGTTATGAAACTGGGTTGAAACCTCCTTTCTTTTGTTTAGATCTTAAAAATGGTAAAAAGATTAATGGCAAGGTGAACTAGTCTAGAGTCACTAGAGAGATTAAAGGAAGCCATCAAGCTCTGCAGCCATGTTGGACTGACTCAGCCActtggtggggaggaaagggtgTGCTGGCATCTTCCTTCTGTGGACAAAGAGTCAGTTTGACCTGCAATGTAATGAGGAAGGAGTTGAGGTCTCTAAGTCTACCTCTTCAATGGCTATTTACCAATAAGAGAAGTCTTGAGATGTTCAGGGGAGGGACTGAATGATGAGCTCACCAGGGATATATAAAGAGCTGCACAGAGGAGTTTGGCTTCTTTTTACCCCTTTGAGCACTTGTTCAGATTGTGAAGGGAGTCAACTAAACAGATTAGGATTTCCTAAGAAGTTAATTAATAAGTTATTTTTAATACTGTCTATTGAGAATTTAATTCTTTATGTGACTCTTTAGTAGATCTAGCCTCCTGTTTCTGTATCAATTTCCCCCTTTTCTGGGCATTTAGGACTTGGGGATTCTTTATTTAAGTCAGCTCCTAGAAAGAAAACCTGTAAAATGTGGGGCTGTGGGAAAAATCAGGTTTCAATTCAACATAagaatgaatttttaatgaataaattaacTGTAATCAATAATAATCAGTAATGAAATATATAATCTTGTATCCAATAATAAAATAAGCTATTCAGGaagttataaattaaaaaaaatgataagggCATTCAAGAAGAGATTGGATGATTATGTCTAAGAAGAGACTTTTTCAGTGACATGTTTAATACCCTTGACCACCTCCAGCCCACTTCGGCTGAGACCATTAATTCCTGCCTTAAAGCTTAACCCTGAACAAAATACTAAGACCAATATGGTCACTAGGCAGGGAAATAAAAGGACCCATAGATCAGCTCAAGTTGGTCAAGCGAGTTTGTATTAAGACAGTCTAGTATCTAGTCTACCATTGACTTTGTACTTGGCTCTAGTAATTGGGTTCCTGCCTTGTCCAAGGTGGTTTCCTCATCTTGTACCTTAGTTTCTCAAAATGGAACTTTTTCCTTTGGTCCCCAAATTCTGCATTATTACCTAGTTCATGTTCCACTAGAGTCTTGTGTTGATCTCATTTTTTCTGATAGCAACTGGAGTTCCAACCACAGCTCCCATACTATGTCCCTTTGTTACCCTGCACTTGGTCTACATTTTTTGCCAGCCTtctaggtatatatatatgtgtgtgtgtgtgtgtgtgtgtgtgtgtgtgtgtgtgtgtgtgtgtgtgtgtgtaatttgcAATTATTCTGATGTCTGACATTTTCTGCCTATTGCCTTCCCTTAGTTCTCTCTCTCACATGGACCACATATCTATTTTAGATCATTCTCCCTTgatcttctctctctgtgtctgtttgtctgtatctatctctcataaacccttaccttctaagaATTAAGACATGgcattagttccaaagcagaagactggtaattagggttaagtgactggcccagggtcacacagccaggaagtatctgagaccagattaaaATACAGCACTTCTCATATCCAGGCCTGAATCTCTCTCCACTGAACTGCCTAgatgtcccctcccttgattctGTTCCCATCTGTTCAAATATCTTTTAGATAACCACTGCTTAGATCTTTCCAGTAGACTATCCTGATTCACAATTTTTAGTTGCATTTGTGatttaataactataataatattgATTGGTATCTtccctgcaatttatagtcttttgAGAGTTTACTGGGGCATTGAGAGATTATGTGACTTTTATAAAACCCAGATTTTCAAGACATTTGAGCCCAGGGTTCTCTTATTTATAATAGAAAACTGCCTCTCCTATGCTACTTTTTAATGATCAGAGCTACCCAATCTCAGTATTAGAATGTGTATGACAGAATAGAACAGAATCTCTAAGATCTCATTCTAAAGCAGGTGGATATAAGTCATTTCCAAATTGCCATTAATTTACATGAATAATTAGCTCTCAAAGGGTTATTTGCACTTGAATTCTTAActgtaattataaaatataacccCATGCCAATTAAGGGAAATTTCTGAATCTCTAAGAAGATGGTAGAAATATCTGGAGGGCCACCATCTTTTTTCTAAAGCTTTTGGATTCCTGCTTTATAAATGGTTATCATTCACTTTATAATAAATCCTATGCAGAATGGGAGATAGTATCTACTTTtcaggaattttctttttccctaagaTCCTCCTTTATTTCTCCTCCTGGTAGGAACTCTCTAGGTGGCATAAAAATGAAAGCCAAATAATAGGACCAAGGTACAGTGATTAAAGCAACATCTCTATAGACATGAGATCTAGGTCAAAATCCTGCCTTTTGCACCAGATCTGTGTAATCttgaaaaagtaatttttatcttCCAAGtgcagttttctcctctgtagaaTGTGGGTGTTGTAGTAGATGGTCTATAAGATTCCGCTCAGCTCTAGATCAATACTCCCTATGATATAAGAACATAGTGATTTTTACATCACTAGGtattcatttaatatattttatccaATAATTGGGTCCCTGATTTCCCCTTCTGTGATGTATGGGagttgggagagaaagagatggatagaaaggaagaaagggtaaagtaaaacattttaaagagaaaaagaacatatagtcttagacacttacatGGCTGTTAAAGAGTAAATTTTTCTGTTCCTTCCTCAAGTTTTCCTGTGTGAAATAttaaagcttttaataaaatattctgtCTGCTATGATGCCATGGAGAAGGGCTTGGGTTCCTAAAGTAGGAATCCTTTGAAATCCTCCTTCTTCATTAATCAGTAAAATTGAACTGCACTGTGCTTCTGTCCCCTGCAATAATTTCCATTCAGACCCCAAGAGTCTGACTGATATTCCTATATGTAGAGGAGCTTAAATGGCCTTGATCTCCCTTTGGAATCCATTCTTTGCtatgttcctgactctagggaGCCTGATGAACAAAGGGACCCATTTATTCAAtgttccttctttatctcttgaGACATTTGTAATAATATAGAAGTATGGGGTTTATCTGTAGTTTTCCCAATACATGACATTCTAGACAATTCTTTCATCAGAGATATATCTAGGTTTGGGGAATGAGGACTGAATCTGAACTTTGTGATATCAAATTTGTTTTGACAGTGACTGAGTAGGTAAAGACAGAAGAGTCCCATCATATATGACAAATACAAAAATACTGGTAAAAAGacctggattttttaaaatgtataattattgggaagtcttcggttcaaatctgacttcagacactatcAACCTTGGGCAAATAAATTAACCCTTATTCCCTaattcttactgcttttctgtctttgagcctatatatagtattgattctaagacagaaagcaaggttgtttttttttaagtacaattATCTCATAACCATCTCATTTCAACCCAGTCAATATTGGTTTTGAATGCTATAGATTATTAAAATTACAGAGATACTGGCTCTGGAATGTATGCAGCTGCTTAAAGACATCTTTCATTATTCTATCTGTTTCAGGGTTTAATGTTACCAATACCTGGATAGTATAGTTAAAGAGGTGCCTCCTAACAGAACTAGCTGCGTAGTGATCTCTCAAATGAAGGACGAGATAGTAGAaacattttattgctttttagAGCAAATGAACTCTCAATCTCCATCGCTTCCTGCATCACCTTGTCTCTGGATCCAAATATCATCTCAGAGTTAGTGTCAGGACGGATTAAAACCAGACTCTCTTGAATCTCAAACAAGTTTGTTCAGCATCTTTGGGGGCATTGTCTAGGGTAGACTAGGTCAGTCATTCCCTGTCCCCAGTATAGTCAGTCTCTAAAAACCTTCATTATCCTCTCATAGGACTGTCAACTACATTTTCACCCTTGGTACTCTACCTCATTCCCAGGCTCTAGACTCAAGGTTCATAGGAAAATTGTttactaggagtcaggaagaattgaattgAAAACTAGCCTGATATAtgtactggctgtgtgacactggacaagccacttaacattAGCTTCCCTAtctatagaataaatataataatcacATCTACAATCCAAGATTGTtttaaggatgaaatgaaatattgttAAAGTGCCTTCAAAACAttaaagaattaagcaaatgCCAGCACAAATTATTTTGCTACAAGCCCACTTCCATGATCCCATTAAGTTCTTACTCCTTTTTCCTTACAGGAGTAAAATGATCTAAATAATCTACAACCCAATAGCAAATCATCTTTCTGTAGACAATTAACTCTTTTGGGTCAAAACTCTCTTGTTGTCTTAGTACTTTTCACAGAAAAGACCCCCAGTTTTCTTCCTTTGGACTTTCTTGATAGTAAACTATCAGAATCTGAATTAATCTGATCTGAATCATCTGGGAAGAAGGGCAGAGTTTCCACATCTGACAtccatttctataattataattatagatCTGATTTGATTAATTATTTAATGTTTATCAGCTGTTTCCGTTGTAAGGTTAGTTGGATAAATAATAGTGTCTTCATTTTTTGCACAGGGaggaactgagactcagaaagattaagtaCCTGTATCATAGCTAGTGAAAGttaaaagcaagatttgaatccatttcACTTATTGCCACatccaattctctttccactggACAAAACTGCTGGTTATTTCACATCTTCCCCAGTTTCACTCTGATGCCCTTTGGCACTATTGCTCAGACCATCTGTGCTTGGGTAAGGCCAATCACTTATTTAAACTCTGTGATGGTAATGTTTTAGGTCtgtttttgtatccttcaactccTATAGAATGTCttgtacacagtaggtacttaagtATTTGTGGAATTAAATTGATTTGAAATATGGATATCAGGAAAAATCTATTTTACTTCACCATGATTAAAGAACATTTTTAGAAACTCATTTATAGTATGGATTATTCAATTTTTATGAGAAAATATTATTGTGTGATATTTCCTGCTCTGCTAGCcagagtaatttatatttttataaatatttatccatttcatttgttttcatttttgcacATTTTTGCACATTTATAAATGTGCAAAATAgttaataattgcttttattaCATCTTTGTTCATCAtaaatttacccttttcatttttgatactggtaattttattttcttctttcttttaaaaaattagtcaatgatttatctattttgttggttTAAAATAGCtgctagtattatttattaatccaatcatttttaatttttaattttattaattcctcctcaGATCTTTAGGATTTCAGATTTGGTGCCTAATATAattggggtttttaatttatttttctataggtTTGCTTTTATATGctcttaatctcttttttttaatgcatttagatataaaaaaaattgCACCAAGTAATGCTTTActgcatcccacaaattttggcATGTTGTCAAATTATCATTAATTAAATTATGCATCGTTTCTATCATTTGTCTTTTgatccactcattctttaggattaggctatttagtttctaattaattttaaatttatgtttctGAGGTCCTTTTTTGAGTACAGTTTCCGTTACTTTATGATAAAAGAAGATACATTGaatatttctggttttctgcatttgcttgtgaggtttttatgcccaaATACgtagtcaatttttgtaaagatgTGATACACAGCTGAGAAATGGTagtctgaatttttttattcccttttggtATTTTCCAGAGGTGTAGCATATAAATTGTTTGAATAATTGCATTCATCTCCTTTActacttatttgttttttggttaaaTGTATCCTAGAGGCATAAATTGAGGTCTTGCATTAGTATagctttactgtctattttctcctctaaatcaattatcttttcccttaaaaatttagatttttatgccatttggtgcactGAGGAAAACTGATATTATTCAGTTTttgtttaattcattcattcatttatttatttcacatattcatttaattaatgtatttattaatttaataacaaatattattctttagtccattcttttcctcattttgttaGACTTTACTTCTCAGTCTAGCTTGCCAAGCAGTTTCTAAAGGGTGTGATGCAGTTATGTGATTACTCCTAGGCCACATGTCTTCTTAAATAGCTTGGGTTAGGTACTTCTCAGGGAATCACTATCCTGTCCTTGCCTCTTCTTTTCAAAGTTTCAGGTGACCAGAGACCAAGGGGTGGGGGGTAATTTTGCTTTCTAGACAAGATCACTTGAGGCAGCTGATACAATCAAACAACTTCTTAATTGGGGGCAGGTGGATAATCATATATACTTTAAAGCCAACCCATCTACCAGTAAGcattattttatctttgtaaaaGGAGCTCCAAATGATGTACTGTCAGGTCAATCAGAAGGAAGACAGACCTAGGTTTATAAGACCCTATCAGCCCTCATTCTGGGTCTCTGTTCTTCAGTAGAGTTCATTGACCTAATTCCTTGGTTATTGCTAACCTAAGTAAATAATTGGTCATGCTCAGATCCTTGACTTTTGCTGTGGAATTTTACTAACAGTATACACATCACAGTTAATAAAATGATTTCTTCCTGGAGAAAGCTGTaccttgtcatttttattgacaACAGCATATATGTTCACAACTAATATTCATTTATTGTCTCTGGTATGTACCATTTTCATAAATGTAGTTTCTGTGTTTTGTCTCTTTTAGTtacatctatttttgcttttgctttgtctaaggTTGTGATTATCACCtgtgcttgtttgttttttcacttcAGCTAAAGAATAACATATTCTGCTACAGCCCTTTGTTTTAATATTGTGTGCAGCTTTCTGTTTCAAGtacatttttttataaataatatattgctggattttggtttctaatccattctgatatcatcttccattttattggtgtGTTCATCACTTATGATTGCTAACTAAATATTTTCTTCCATCCCATTATATTATacttatctttccttttctttttaccaTCCCATCtttaaatgttttgcttctgactcttGTCATCTTGAATCTATTCTTCCTCTtattcttctttgttcttttttgacccttttcccttctacttccttgTTTTTCTAACTTACTAACtaactatgtgtgtgtgtgtgtgtgtgtgtgtgtgtgtgtgtgtgtgtgtatacacacacacctaTATATCTCCTTCACACAAAGTTCATAGAAAGGCATTGTGGCAACCCTGAAACTCAAACCTAGTAACCCCTGGCCCTGGGTTCCTCCCTTCCTCTGACAGGAGATGATGGAAAATGGGTAGTGGAGAGCTTTTTCCGAATTTTCCTTCTAAGTAGTGTGTCCAGTACAACCATCTCATCCTTTCCTACCCAACTGTATACCTCAGGACTTCAACTTTTTTCCTATCTGGTTACCTTCTACACAacttctcatctcttttttacatattgtcttcccccattacattttttcctccttgatgTAAGGGGATGTCTTTTGCCTTTGGTACTTAGGACAGTGGCTGGCACaaagtaggtccttaataaatgtgggcattttttcttctcttgagtTCTCCTAAATATCTCTGGTATATTAATTTTTTGGGGAGGGGCAagaatatgtttattattatatcaggtttattgatTTGGCCAtcatcataaccaataaagtaaTAAAGGTCTCAATGGTTATGTCTCATGAACAAGGATGAGACAACTGGTTCAGgcagcttaataaatagatttttagaacCTCATTGTACAGCTCCTCACTTGAACATCTTAaggcatatttattttatttttttattcagagattttattttcccaattaaatgttGTACtagttttcaacatacattttccaaaattacaagatccaaattatgtcctttccttctttccctccccatgtTCAGTGTTGGTAAACAATTGGATTTGGGTTacacatgcattatcatgcaaaatgtacttccatattggtcattgttataagagaatactcataaaatcaaaaccacaaaatcaaaatataaataatgtgaaagatagtattctttgatctatctatctatctatctatctatctatctatctatctatctatctatctatctatatttccaacagttctttcttcagaggtggataacattctttatcataactccttcagaattatcctggggtctttgggtttgtcatatactgtcttgctgaggtcacttaccccaactctattccactgatcctcctttctgtctcttagccggtaccaaattgttttgatgaccactactttataatagagtttgagatttgggactgcaaggctattttcatttgtaattttttttcatgatttccctggatatccttgatcttttgttctttcaaatgaactttgttatagtttttttctaattcagtaaaacaattcgttggaagttcaatgggtatagcacaaAATgcatagataagtttgggtaggatggtcatttttattatattggttcatcctacccatgagcagttaatgtttttccaattgctcaagtctagttttagttgtgtggagaatgttttgtagttgtgttcatatagttcctgtgtttgtctcagcagatagattcccaagtattttattttgtctaaggtgattttgaatgggattgctctttctaattcttgctgctgagctgtgttggaaatatatagaaatgctgatgacttaggtgggtttattttgtatcctacaactttgctaaaattgttgattattttgactagctttttggttgattctctaggattctttaagtagaccatcatatgatccgcaaagagtgataacttggtctcctccttgcctattttaatgccttcaatttcttttccttctctaattgctattgctagtgtttctagtacaatgttaaataatggaggtgataatggacgcccttgtttcactcctgatcttattgggaatgcatctagtttatccccattgcagatgatgttagctgatggttttagatatatactgtttattatttttaggaaagacccttctattcctatgctttctagtgtttttttttaataggaatgtgtattgtattttatcaaaggcttttttttctgcatctattgaggtaatcatgtgatttttgttgatttgtttgttgatatggtcaattatgtggatggttttcctaatattgaaccagccctgcatcactggtataaatcctacttgattgcagtgaat from Monodelphis domestica isolate mMonDom1 chromosome 4, mMonDom1.pri, whole genome shotgun sequence includes these protein-coding regions:
- the LOC100618572 gene encoding putative olfactory receptor 10D4; the encoded protein is MIGFNDIVQRMTDEIDATGELKNHTVVIKFILMGIPHTKGLEIELFILFLTFYLLTLLGNLLIIMAIISSSQLHTPMYFFLANLSVFDIFFPSVSSPKMLLYLTGYSHTISFHGCASQLFFYHFLGCTECFLYTVMAYDRFAAICHPLRYTVIMNQRVCAVLTVGTWLGGCLHAAVLTFLIFKLPYCGPNEINYFFCDIPVVLPLACADTSLAQMVSFTNVGIVALLCFLLIITSYIRIVYSILKIHSSEGRRRAFSTCSAHLTSILLFYGPVVLIYLRPASTPWLDSVIQVLNNIVTPSLNPLIYTLRNKEVKSALKKVLYQVVNPSAVQVIGLFSS